One stretch of Vulpes lagopus strain Blue_001 chromosome 12, ASM1834538v1, whole genome shotgun sequence DNA includes these proteins:
- the MRC2 gene encoding C-type mannose receptor 2 isoform X3, whose amino-acid sequence MQCSRGTEAPTPSPRGAGRGLGCRPGRRGGRGPEPAGGAEVGTPWAQGGGSGRPRGALRGRAVSFPLLGCRRPALPTDQPDNPSEENCGVIRTESSGGWQNRDCSIALPYVCKKKPNATAERPPPDVWANVKVECEPSWQPFQGHCYRLQAEKRSWQESKKACLRGGGDLLSIHSMAELEFITKQIKQEVEELWIGLNDLKLQMNFEWSDGSLVSFTHWHPFEPNNFRDSLEDCVTIWGPEGRWNDSPCNQSLPSICKKAGQLSQGAAEEDHGCRKGWTWHSPSCYWLGEDQVTYSEARRLCTDHGSQLVTITNRFEQAFVSSLIYNWDGEYFWTALQDLNSTGSFRWLSGDEVMYTHWNRDQPGYSRGGCVALATGSAMGLWEVKNCTAFRARYICRQSLGTPVTPELPGPDPTPSLTGSCPQGWGSDPKLRHCYKVFSSERLQDKKTWVQAQGACQELGAQLLSLASYEEEHFVANMLNKIFGESEPEIHEQNWFWIGLNRRDPGAGQSWRWSDGLGFSYHNFDRSRHDDDDIRGCAVLDLASLQWVAMQCETQLDWICKIPRGTDVREPDVSPQGRREWLRFQDAEYKFFEHHSTWAQAQRICTWFQAELASVHSQAELDFLGHNLQKFSRGQEQHWWIGLHTAESDGRFRWTDGSIINFISWAPGKPRPIGKDKKCVYMTASREDWGDQRCLTALPYICKRSNSTGEPQPPDLPPTALGGCPSGWNQFLNKCFQIQGQDPQDRVKWSEAQFSCEQQEAQLVTIANPLEQAFITASLPNVTFDLWIGLHASQRDFQWVEQEPLLYTNWAPGEPSGPSPAPSGNIPTSCAVVLHSPSAHFTGRWDDRSCTEETHGFICQKGTDPSLSPSPAASPPAPGTELSYLNGTFRLLQKPLRWHDALLLCESRNASLAHVPDPYTQAFLTQAARGLRTPLWIGLTSEEGSRRYSWVSEEPLSYVSWQDGEPQQPGGCAYVDVDGAWRTTSCDTKLQGAVCGVNGGPPPPRRISYHGSCPQGLADSAWIPFREHCYSFHMELLLGHKEALQRCQRAGGAVLSILDEMENVFVWEHLQSSEGQSRGAWLGMNFNPKGGTLVWQDNTAVNYSNWGPPGLGPSMLSHNSCYWIQSSSGLWRPGACTNITMGVVCKLPRAEESSFSPSAALPENPAALVVVLMAVLLLLALLTAALILYRRRQSVERGTFEGARYSRSASGPGEATEKNILVSDMEMNEQQE is encoded by the exons ATGCAGTGCTCCCGTGGGACCGAGGCCCCGACGCCCTctccgcggggcgcggggcgcgggctggGTTGCAGGCCTGGCCGGAGAGGCGGCCGCGGGCCTGAGCCCGCGGGGGGCGCAGAGGTTGGGACCCCGTGGGCTCAGGGAGGAGGCAGCGGGAGGCCCCGAGGAGCGCTCCGGGGCCGGGCTGTGAGTTTCCCTCTCCTGGGGTGCCGgcgccctgccctccccacagaTCAGCCGGACAACCCGAGCGAGGAGAACTGCGGGGTGATCCGCACGGAGTCCTCGGGCGGCTGGCAGAACCGCGACTGCAGCATCGCGCTGCCCTACGTGTGCAAGAAGAAGCCCAACGCCACAGCCGAGCGGCCGCCGCCGG ATGTGTGGGCCAATGTGAAGGTGGAGTGTGAGCCCAGCTGGCAGCCCTTCCAGGGCCACTGCTACCGCTTGCAGGCCGAGAAGCGCAGCTGGCAGGAGTCCAAGAAGGCATgtctgcggggtgggggtgacctgCTCAGCATCCACAGCATGGCAGAGCTGGAGTTCATCACCAAGCAGATCAAGCAAG AGGTGGAGGAGCTGTGGATTGGCCTCAACGATTTGAAACTGCAGATGAATTTTGAGTGGTCTGATGGGAGCCTTGTGAGCTTCACCCACTGGCACCCCTTTGAGCCCAACAACTTCCGGGACAGCCTGGAGGACTGTGTCACCATCTGGGGGCCG GAAGGTCGTTGGAACGATAGCCCCTGTAACCAGTCCTTGCCGTCCATCTGCAAGAAGGCAGGCCAGCTGAGCCAGGGGGCGGCCGAGGAGGACCACGGCTGCCGGAAG GGTTGGACATGGCACAGCCCATCCTGCTACTGGCTGGGGGAGGACCAAGTAACCTACAGTGAGGCCCGGCGCCTGTGTACCGATCACGGTTCCCAGCTGGTCACGATCACCAACAG GTTTGAGCAGGCTTTTGTCAGCAGCCTCATCTACAACTGGGATGGCGAGTACTTCTGGACTGCCCTGCAGGACCTCAATAGCACCGGCTCCTTCCGCTGGCTCAGTGGGGATGAGGTCATGTACACTCACTGGAACCGGGACCAGCCCG gGTACAGCCGTGGGGGCTGTGTGGCCCTGGCCACGGGCAGCGCCATGGGGCTGTGGGAGGTGAAGAACTGCACGGCATTCCGGGCTCGCTACATCTGCCGGCAGAGCCTGGGCACACCAGTGACACCGGAACTGCCTGGGCCAGATCCCACACCCAGCCTCACCGGCTCCTGTCCCCAAGGTTGGGGGTCAGACCCCAAACTCCGGCACTGCTATAAG GTATTCAGCTCTGAGCGGCTGCAGGATAAGAAGACCTGGGTGCAGGCCCAGGGGGCCTGCCAAGAGTTGGGGGCCCAGCTGCTGAGCCTAGCCAGCTATGAAGAGGAACACTTTGTAGCCAACATGCTCAACAAGATCTTCGG TGAATCAGAGCCCGAGATCCACGAGCAGAACTGGTTCTGGATCGGCCTGAACCGTCGAGACCCCGGAGCCGGGCAGAGCTGGCGCTGGAGCGACGGCTTGGGG TTCTCTTACCACAACTTCGACCGCAGCCGGCACGACGACGACGACATCCGGGGCTGTGCTGTGCTCGACCTGGCCTCCCTGCAGTGGGTGGCCATGCAGTGCGAGACGCAGCTGGACTGGATCTGCAAGATCCCTCGAG GCACAGACGTGCGGGAGCCCGACGTCAGCCCCCAAG GCCGGCGGGAGTGGCTGCGTTTCCAGGACGCCGAGTACAAGTTCTTCGAGCACCACTCCACGTGGGCTCAGGCGCAGCGCATTTGCACGTGGTTCCAGGCCGAGCTGGCCTCCGTGCACAGCCAGGCGGAGCTGGACTTCCTGGGGCACAACCTGCAGAAG TTCTCCCGGGGCCAAGAGCAGCACTGGTGGATTGGCCTGCACACTGCAGAGAGTGATGGGCGTTTCAG GTGGACAGATGGTTCCATTATAAACTTCATCTCCTGGGCACCTGGTAAACCTCGGCCTATTGGCAAGGATAAGAAGTGTGTGTACATGACCGCCAGCAGAG AGGACTGGGGGGATCAGAGGTGCCTGACAGCCTTGCCCTACATCTGCAAGCGCAGCAACAGCACTGGAGAGCCACAGCCCCCAGACCTGCCGCCCACGGCCCTGGGGGGCTGCCCCTCTGGCTGGAACCAGTTCCTTAACAAG TGTTTCCAAATCCAGGGCCAGGACCCCCAGGACCGAGTGAAGTGGTCAGAGGCACAGTTCTCCTGTGAACAGCAAGAGGCCCAACTGGTCACCATTGCAAACCCCTTAGAGCAAG CATTCATCACAGCCAGCCTGCCCAATGTGACCTTTGACCTTTGGATTGGCCTCCATGCCTCTCAGAGGGACTTCCAGTGGGTGGAGCAGGAACCTCTGCTGTATACCAACTGGGCACCTGGGGAGCCCTCTGGCCCTAGCCCTGCTCCCAGTGGCAACATACCG acgAGCTGTGCGGTGGTCCTGCACAGCCCCTCCGCTCACTTCACTGGCCGCTGGGACGATCGGAGCTGCACAGAGGAGACGCACGGCTTCATCTGCCAAAAGGGCACAG aCCCTTCCCTGAGCCCGTCCCCAGCCGcgtcacccccagccccaggcactgAGCTCTCCTACCTCAACGGCACCTTCCGGCTGCTGCAGAAGCCTCTGCGCTGGCACGACGCCCTCCTGCTGTGTGAGAGCCGCAACGCCAGCCTGGCGCACGTGCCCGACCCCTACACCCAGGCCTTCCTCACACAGGCCGCCCGAGGGCTGCGCACCCCACTCTGGATCGGTCTGACTAGCGAGGAG GGCTCCCGGCGGTACTCCTGGGTCTCGGAGGAGCCGCTGAGCTACGTGAGCTGGCAGGATGGCGAGCCCCAGCAGCCGGGGGGCTGTGCCTACGTGGATGTGGACGGGGCCTGGCGCACCACCAGCTGCGACACCAAGTTGCAGGGGGCTGTCTGTGGCGTGAACGGTG ggccccctcctccccgaAGAATAAGCTACCATGGCAGCTGTCCCCAAGGGCTGGCTGACTCTGCATGGATTCCCTTCCGGGAGCACTGCTACTCCTTCCACATGGAGCTGCTGCTGGGCCACAAGGAGGCGCTGCAGCGCTGCCAGAGAG CGGGCGGGGCGGTCCTGTCCATCCTGGATGAGATGGAGAACGTGTTTGTCTGGGAGCACCTGCAGAGCTCTGAGGGCCAGAGTCGGGGGGCCTGGCTGGGTATGAACTTCAACCCTAAAG GAGGCACCCTCGTCTGGCAGGACAACACAGCTGTGAACTACTCCAACTGGGGGCCCCCCGGCCTGGGCCCCAGCATGCTGAGCCACAATAGCTGTTACTGGATCCAGAGCAGCAGTGGGCTTTGGCGCCCAGGCGCCTGCACCAACATTACCATGGGTGTTGTCTGCAAGCTCCCCCGAG CTGAGGAGAGCAGCTTCTCTCCATCAG CAGCGCTCCCGGAGAACCCAGCGGCCctggtggtggtgctgatggCGGTGCTGCTGCTCCTGGCCCTGCTGACCGCAGCCTTGATCCTCTACCGGCGGCGACAGAGCGTGGAGCGCGGGACCTTCGAGGGCGCCCGGTACAGCCGCAGTGCCTCTGGCCCCGGCGAGGCCACGGAGAAGAACATTCTGGTGTCTGACATGGAAATGAATGAGCAGCAGGAGTAG